A single Amia ocellicauda isolate fAmiCal2 chromosome 9, fAmiCal2.hap1, whole genome shotgun sequence DNA region contains:
- the LOC136758324 gene encoding matrix metalloproteinase-21-like, protein MVPGGRAGQRTEGSQGGRTTEHQPSPAREPPPTSPVSRRGLTSTISRLRLRPRESPPTSGARPSALPAEWQTFPSDAPSSPTLTQNSFRDLQLPTNSLAVCDIPTAPPAPAPLSPPVSIPTPHPLDFLFQRPTVGRSGTGGPPRRYKRTQGEEGSRGPIPGLGFARHTLRWQLLQEGQSLRLSTWAQRRVLRLAFRHWSEASPVSFMEDQDSPGSEVDIRVGFGTGRHLGCPWPFDGPGEELAHTLQPGEIHLDDDEPFSTPPSEQGPSLLQVAVHEIGHVLGLAHLPYPDSVMHPLYLTTGGTVELSWQDRRAVQELYGQCEGPFDVVFDWVRREGSQQGAPVLWFNTFFLRGGQYWLYENRKGRPRYGDPRALSTAWGGLAGGAINAVVQVWTLDSDTMFFFKGTQYWCYDSMADGAFTQDPEGQSYPRLISEGFPGISGPLDTAVFLRHLGCIYFFKGQEVLAFSVSSQQIVQGFPKRLEEVFPASVEQDHPTGYLDAAYYSHFHRALFLFKGLHYWEVARGGDPEYSVSHNALLPRRRVAEQWFDLCDVHPSQLDDT, encoded by the exons ATGGTTCCCGGGGGCAGA GCAGGTCAGCGTACAGAGGGCAGCCAAGGGGGGAGAACCACGGAGCACCAGCCCTCCCCAGCGAGAGAGCCGCCCCCCACGAGCCCGGTTTCGAGGCGGGGACTGACGTCAACCATCTCGCGGTTACGACTCAGACCGAGAGAGTCCCCTCCCACCTCTGGAGCACGGCCCTCTGCACTGCCTGCTGAGTGGCAGACCTTCCCCAGTGATGCCCCTTCCAGCCCTACCCTCACTCAAAACTCCTTCAGAGACCTTCAGCTGCCCACGAATTCCCTGGCAGTTTGTGACATCCCTACTGctccccctgcccctgcccctctctctccacctgtCTCCATCCCCACACCCCACCCCCTAGACTTTCTTTTCCAGCGGCCCACAGTAGGGCGCAGTGGGACGGGCGGCCCTCCACGGCGCTACAAACGCACACAGGGTGAGGAGGGTTCCCGGGGCCCCATACCAGGGCTGGGGTTTGCCCGGCATACCCTACGGTGGCAGCTGCTGCAGGAGGGGCAGAGTCTGCGTCTGTCCACGTGGGCACAGCGGCGGGTCCTCCGACTGGCTTTCCGGCACTGGAGCGAGGCGTCACCGGTGTCGTTCATGGAGGACCAGGACTCCCCAGGATCAGAGGTCGATATCCGTGTGGGGTTTGGCACAG ggcggCACCTGGGCTGCCCATGGCCATTCGATGGCCCAGGGGAGGAACTGGCCCATACACTGCAGCCCGGGGAAATCCACCTGGACGACGACGAGCCTTTCAGCACCCCCCCCTCAGAGCAGGGGCCCAGCCTGCTGCAG GTAGCTGTCCACGAGATCGGACACGTGCTGGGACTGGCGCACCTGCCCTATCCCGATTCTGTGATGCATCCCCTCTACCTGACCACTGGGGGCACTGTGGAGCTGAGCTGGCAGGACAGGAGGGCAGTGCAGGAGTTGTATG ggcagtGTGAGGGACCCTTTGACGTGGTGTTTGACTGGGTGCGGAGGGAGGGCAGCCAGCAGGGGGCGCCAGTGCTGTGGTTCAACACCTTCTTCCTGCGGGGGGGGCAGTACTGGCTGTACGAGAACCGCAAGGGACGCCCTCGCTATGGCGACCCCCGCGCTCTGAGCACAGCATGGGGGGGGCTGGCAGGGGGGGCCATCAATGCCGTTGTACAAGTCTGGACCCTCGATTCTGACACCATGTTCTTCTTCAAAG GCACCCAGTACTGGTGCTATGACAGCATGGCAGACGGAGCGTTCACCCAGGATCCCGAGGGGCAGTCGTACCCTCGCCTGATTTCAGAGGGCTTCCCTGGCATCTCCGGCCCCCTGGACACCGCTGTCTTCCTCCGGCACCTGGGCTGCATCTACTTCTTCAAGGGCCAAGAG GTGCTGGCGTTCAGTGTGTCCAGTCAACAGATTGTGCAGGGCTTCCCCAAGAGACTGGAGGAGGTGTTCCCTGCCTCTGTCGAACAAGATCATCCCACAG GGTACCTGGACGCTGCCTACTACTCCCACTTCCACCGCGCTCTGTTCCTGTTCAAAGGGCTGCACTACTGGGAAGTGGCCAGAGGGGGCGACCCCGAGTACTCCGTATCCCACAATGCCCTGCTGCCCCGGAGGAGGGTGGCGGAACAGTGGTTTGACCTGTGCGATGTCCACCCCAGCCAGCTGGACGACACATAA